A window from Kovacikia minuta CCNUW1 encodes these proteins:
- a CDS encoding ATP-binding protein, whose protein sequence is MLSLFTLEIRYEQDVVQARQRTRDLAEQLGFDAQDQTRLATAVSEIARNAFQYAKGGMVKFYVAEDLKTFVIQIQDQGRGIPHLADVLAGRYTSSTGMGLGIMGTRRLMDSFQIESSAQGTTVVMGKKLPKRTSILTESQLWQIRDIVMERSPQNPYEEIQRQNQELLRAMAELRKREEELIQLNRELEDTNRGVVALYAELDEKADSLQRANELKTRFLSNMSHEFRTPLNSILSLSRMLLSRMDGDLTSEQEKQVAFIQKAADGLSELVNDLLDLAKVEAGKIEVRPSSFEVSDLFGTLRGMLRPLLVQGSSVTLMVEEPQGISTLYTDEGKVAQILRNFVSNALKFTEQGEVRVSAVQEDDTVTFFVADTGIGITPENQERIFEDFIQIESHLQKRVKGTGLGLPLSRKLAELLGGSISVCSQVGQGSTFSASIPIIYPHAYEIPSLLQPTSPLKLAHQPILVIEDHLETLFIYKKHLQDSKYQLIETRTLHQARQALQQLRPAAIILDILLEGQNGWILLREIKGEVETHTIPVIVITVVDNEKQALALGADAFLIKPVERLPLLSKLNTLVSQGKPQKLLLIDDDPAYRYVVKQLLVETSLQILEAESGQKGLALADSEQPDAILLDLKLPQVNGFDVLDQLQCNPTTRSIPVIIHSSTHLDAEVKSSLAERCITILSKETASHAVTASQLQDALIRAGLIWDT, encoded by the coding sequence ATGCTTTCCCTCTTTACCCTTGAGATTCGCTATGAACAGGATGTTGTACAGGCTCGACAGCGGACGCGTGATCTGGCTGAGCAGTTAGGATTTGATGCTCAAGATCAGACCCGGTTAGCAACCGCCGTTTCAGAAATTGCACGCAATGCGTTTCAATATGCCAAAGGGGGAATGGTCAAGTTTTATGTCGCAGAAGACCTTAAAACATTTGTCATCCAGATTCAAGACCAGGGTAGGGGTATTCCCCATTTAGCAGACGTATTGGCAGGGCGGTACACCTCCTCTACGGGAATGGGATTGGGTATCATGGGCACCCGCCGATTAATGGATTCTTTCCAAATTGAATCGTCGGCACAGGGAACAACAGTCGTAATGGGTAAAAAGTTACCTAAGCGAACCTCAATCCTCACCGAATCCCAACTCTGGCAAATTCGAGACATTGTCATGGAGCGATCGCCCCAGAATCCCTATGAAGAGATTCAGCGGCAAAATCAGGAATTGCTGCGGGCAATGGCAGAACTCCGCAAGCGCGAGGAAGAATTGATCCAGCTCAATCGGGAGTTAGAAGATACCAATCGGGGTGTGGTTGCCCTCTATGCAGAACTGGACGAAAAAGCAGACTCCCTGCAACGGGCAAATGAGCTAAAAACCCGCTTTCTCTCAAACATGAGCCACGAGTTTCGCACCCCGCTTAACTCTATCCTGTCGCTCTCGCGGATGTTGTTATCCCGCATGGATGGAGACCTGACCTCCGAGCAAGAAAAACAGGTAGCTTTTATTCAAAAGGCAGCAGACGGATTATCCGAATTGGTTAATGATCTGTTGGATTTAGCAAAGGTGGAGGCTGGAAAAATTGAAGTACGCCCCAGTTCCTTTGAAGTGAGTGATCTGTTTGGCACTCTCCGGGGAATGCTACGTCCGCTATTAGTTCAAGGTTCTTCTGTTACGTTAATGGTGGAAGAACCCCAGGGTATTTCAACCCTTTATACCGATGAGGGCAAAGTCGCGCAAATTCTGAGAAACTTTGTCTCAAATGCGCTCAAGTTCACTGAGCAGGGAGAGGTGCGCGTCAGCGCCGTGCAAGAGGACGATACGGTAACTTTCTTTGTGGCAGATACCGGCATCGGGATTACGCCTGAGAATCAGGAGCGCATTTTTGAGGACTTTATCCAGATTGAGTCCCATTTGCAAAAGCGGGTGAAAGGTACTGGATTGGGGCTACCCCTATCGCGCAAACTCGCTGAGTTGCTGGGCGGCAGCATTTCGGTATGCAGCCAGGTAGGTCAAGGTTCCACTTTTTCAGCATCCATTCCCATCATTTACCCCCATGCCTATGAGATCCCAAGCCTGTTGCAACCCACTTCCCCCCTTAAACTAGCCCACCAGCCCATTTTGGTGATTGAAGATCACCTGGAAACACTTTTTATCTACAAAAAGCACTTACAAGATTCAAAATATCAGTTAATTGAGACCCGCACCTTACATCAGGCAAGACAAGCGTTACAACAACTTCGACCTGCGGCAATTATTTTGGATATTCTGCTTGAAGGGCAAAATGGTTGGATCTTGCTGCGAGAAATTAAGGGTGAGGTTGAGACTCACACCATTCCTGTCATTGTGATTACGGTTGTTGACAATGAAAAACAGGCACTTGCTTTAGGAGCGGATGCTTTTTTAATTAAGCCTGTGGAGAGATTGCCCTTACTGAGTAAGCTGAATACGCTAGTTAGTCAGGGAAAACCGCAAAAACTTCTATTAATTGATGACGACCCAGCCTATCGGTACGTGGTGAAGCAATTGTTAGTAGAAACTTCGTTACAAATCTTAGAAGCCGAAAGCGGGCAGAAAGGGTTAGCCCTGGCAGATAGCGAACAGCCAGATGCAATCCTGCTGGATCTAAAACTGCCACAAGTCAATGGATTTGACGTATTAGACCAGCTTCAGTGCAATCCTACAACTCGGTCGATTCCTGTAATTATTCACTCTTCCACGCATCTAGATGCAGAGGTCAAGAGCAGCCTGGCAGAGCGGTGTATTACAATTCTTTCTAAAGAGACTGCTTCTCACGCTGTCACTGCTTCTCAACTCCAAGACGCCCTGATTAGAGCTGGGTTGATTTGGGATACATGA
- a CDS encoding response regulator, with translation MTEPRVTILHVDDNEANRYIVTRILQNAGFNVLEAATGKAGLESVIRNQPALVVLDVRLPDSSGFEICRQIKANSETAFIPVLHLSASFIQSEDKAEGLDSGADAYLAQPVAPIELVATVRSLLRIRRAEEAALSSARDWQITFDSIRDGVCLLDEDGNFVRCNQAIVQLFHKSIHELLGCVHYEVMLAELGVGDGTCFRLARETHQRQVLELQSKDRWFAKTIDPIFNAQGTFTGAVFILSDITDRKQADAVLRESEARFRQMTDAAPMLVWMAGSDMRCSYFNQPWLDFTGRTLEQEMGNGWTEGIHPDDLERCLNTYTTACAAHQNFEMEYRLKRFDHQYRWLLDVGTPRFTPTGQFLGYIGSCVDIHDRKQAEILLRERNQRLDWLYETTRDLLSSNQPLMLISSLFEKLKEPLELDVYLNYLINDDCNQLHLASYGGISESVAQQIEWLEYGQAVCGTVAQQRDQIICATISISSDPKAELIRSLGITAYACQPLIAQGHLFGTLSFGSRRRHQFTDAEIELMQALCDQMAIALDRSRLLTSLQQQADELRQANRIKDEFLAVLSHELRSPLNPILGWARILQTTQQDEAKTQYALETIERNAKLQAQLVEDLLDVSRILRGKLSLNTGPVGLPFTIKAALETVRLAAEAKSIQIQVILEPNVGQVLGDSSRLQQVVWNLLFNAVKFTPPGGRVEVRLEQVGNEGVNGWTGGRVEENPSPHRPIHSYAQITVSDTGKGISPDFLPYVFDYFRQADGSTTRRFGGLGLGLAIVRHLVELHGGTIQADSAGEGQGATFTVKLPIMIAPKPNQDDTLSQAGSDFNFNGLQVLFVDDDRDSRELISFLLEQHGAKVIEVASASEALHSLEQAEFDLLISDVGMPDMDGYTLVQEVRTKASERSRTIPAIALTAYAGEIDQQQALAAGFQQHITKPVEPETLMRAIWTLVERDDRKPNA, from the coding sequence ATGACTGAACCACGGGTGACGATTTTGCATGTAGATGATAACGAGGCTAACCGCTACATCGTCACACGCATTTTACAGAATGCAGGCTTTAATGTGCTGGAAGCGGCAACTGGAAAAGCGGGTTTAGAGTCCGTTATTAGGAACCAACCCGCTCTCGTGGTTCTGGATGTAAGGCTACCAGATTCAAGCGGGTTCGAAATCTGTCGGCAAATTAAGGCAAATTCTGAAACAGCCTTTATCCCTGTGTTGCATTTGTCTGCCAGCTTTATTCAAAGTGAGGATAAGGCGGAAGGCTTGGACAGTGGCGCGGATGCTTATTTAGCCCAACCTGTTGCACCGATCGAATTGGTTGCCACCGTGCGATCGCTGCTGCGAATTCGGCGGGCAGAGGAGGCGGCGCTGTCCTCAGCGCGGGATTGGCAAATTACGTTTGACTCTATCCGTGATGGGGTTTGTCTGCTAGACGAGGACGGCAATTTTGTGCGGTGTAACCAGGCAATAGTGCAGCTTTTTCACAAATCAATCCACGAACTCCTGGGGTGTGTTCATTATGAAGTGATGCTGGCAGAACTAGGAGTGGGAGATGGCACCTGCTTTCGTCTCGCTAGAGAAACGCATCAGCGTCAAGTTTTAGAACTTCAGTCTAAGGATCGCTGGTTTGCCAAAACGATCGATCCCATATTCAATGCCCAGGGAACATTTACAGGTGCCGTTTTCATCCTGTCAGATATTACTGACCGCAAGCAGGCAGACGCGGTGTTACGTGAGAGCGAAGCGCGCTTTCGCCAGATGACAGATGCCGCCCCCATGCTGGTTTGGATGGCTGGCTCTGATATGCGATGTTCCTACTTCAATCAGCCCTGGTTGGACTTTACAGGACGAACTTTAGAACAAGAAATGGGGAACGGGTGGACCGAGGGAATTCATCCGGATGATCTTGAGCGTTGCTTAAACACTTACACCACTGCCTGTGCTGCCCATCAGAATTTTGAGATGGAATATCGCCTCAAGCGATTTGATCATCAATATCGTTGGCTCTTAGATGTGGGAACACCCCGGTTCACCCCGACGGGGCAGTTCCTGGGCTATATCGGTTCGTGTGTTGATATTCACGATCGCAAACAGGCAGAAATTCTTTTGCGTGAGCGCAACCAGCGGCTTGATTGGCTCTATGAAACGACACGAGATCTGCTTTCTAGCAACCAACCGCTAATGTTAATTAGCAGCCTGTTTGAGAAACTCAAAGAGCCGCTAGAGTTAGATGTTTACCTGAATTACCTGATTAATGACGATTGCAACCAGCTTCATTTGGCGTCCTACGGTGGTATTTCTGAATCCGTTGCTCAGCAGATTGAATGGCTAGAGTATGGGCAAGCGGTTTGTGGGACTGTGGCTCAGCAAAGAGATCAAATCATTTGTGCCACAATTTCAATTTCGTCCGATCCCAAAGCTGAACTCATTCGATCTTTGGGAATTACGGCTTATGCTTGCCAACCTTTGATTGCTCAGGGACATTTATTTGGGACACTCTCGTTTGGCAGTCGTCGTCGTCATCAATTTACAGATGCAGAAATTGAGCTGATGCAGGCGCTTTGTGACCAGATGGCGATCGCGCTAGACCGTTCCCGACTGCTCACTTCCCTACAACAGCAAGCCGATGAACTGCGCCAAGCTAACCGAATTAAAGACGAATTTTTGGCTGTCCTGTCCCATGAATTGCGATCGCCCTTGAATCCCATTTTGGGTTGGGCAAGAATTCTGCAAACGACCCAGCAAGATGAAGCAAAAACCCAATATGCCCTCGAAACGATCGAGCGAAATGCCAAATTGCAGGCGCAACTGGTTGAAGACTTGCTGGATGTGTCTCGCATCCTCAGAGGTAAGCTGAGCTTAAACACGGGTCCAGTTGGTCTGCCCTTCACCATCAAAGCTGCCCTCGAAACAGTACGGCTTGCGGCTGAAGCTAAATCCATTCAAATTCAGGTAATCCTGGAACCAAATGTTGGGCAGGTGTTGGGCGATTCCAGTCGCTTGCAACAGGTCGTTTGGAATCTGCTCTTTAACGCTGTTAAGTTTACTCCCCCAGGTGGACGGGTAGAGGTCCGGTTGGAGCAAGTTGGGAACGAAGGGGTAAACGGGTGGACGGGTGGACGGGTGGAGGAGAACCCATCGCCCCATCGACCTATTCACTCTTATGCTCAAATCACCGTTAGTGACACTGGCAAGGGGATCTCACCTGATTTTTTGCCCTACGTGTTTGATTACTTCCGCCAGGCTGATGGTTCAACAACCCGGAGGTTTGGAGGACTGGGGTTGGGGTTGGCAATTGTGCGGCATTTGGTGGAACTGCATGGCGGAACCATTCAGGCAGACAGTGCTGGAGAAGGGCAGGGAGCAACATTTACAGTCAAACTTCCGATTATGATTGCTCCAAAACCAAATCAGGATGATACCCTGTCTCAGGCTGGTTCAGACTTTAACTTCAATGGATTGCAGGTGCTTTTCGTCGATGACGATCGAGATTCGCGAGAATTGATTAGCTTTCTGCTAGAACAACATGGAGCAAAAGTGATTGAAGTAGCCTCCGCTAGCGAAGCCCTCCACAGTTTGGAACAGGCAGAATTTGATCTATTAATCAGCGATGTTGGCATGCCTGATATGGATGGCTATACCCTGGTCCAGGAGGTCAGAACGAAAGCATCTGAGCGGAGCAGAACCATCCCAGCGATCGCTCTTACAGCCTATGCCGGAGAAATTGATCAACAACAAGCACTGGCAGCCGGATTTCAACAACACATTACCAAACCCGTTGAACCAGAAACCCTCATGCGGGCAATTTGGACGTTAGTAGAAAGAGATGACAGAAAACCCAACGCCTAG
- a CDS encoding ABC transporter permease has protein sequence MNPGRTLVIARNVFREVIRDRVLYLVGLFAIFLGLCIRLLPEVSAGTQNKIILDVGLAAMALLGLVIAVFVGTGLINKEIEKRTVLVLIAKPISRAEFIVGKHVGLSAVLAVLVAVMTAIYMGILTLSRVPYPTGSILISSLYLLLQLSLITAVAIAFGVFTSSLLATLLTFAVYLMGNFSRDLVTLGTLSKNPAVENLTKSIYLVLPDLARLDLKNQAVYGVLPGTDILLANAGYWFLYVVVLLAIATSIFALREF, from the coding sequence ATGAATCCTGGTAGAACTCTGGTTATCGCGAGAAATGTATTTCGGGAGGTAATTCGCGATCGTGTTCTTTATCTGGTGGGTCTATTTGCTATCTTTCTGGGTCTTTGCATTCGCCTTTTACCTGAAGTTTCCGCTGGCACCCAAAATAAAATTATCCTTGATGTCGGCTTAGCAGCGATGGCATTGTTAGGTTTGGTGATTGCGGTGTTTGTGGGCACAGGGCTGATCAACAAAGAAATTGAGAAACGAACAGTCCTGGTTTTGATTGCCAAACCAATCAGTAGGGCAGAGTTTATCGTTGGTAAGCATGTGGGACTTTCGGCAGTCCTGGCGGTGCTGGTTGCGGTAATGACCGCAATTTACATGGGAATTTTGACCCTCAGCCGGGTTCCTTACCCCACGGGTAGCATTCTCATTTCCTCGCTCTATCTGCTGTTGCAACTCTCCTTAATTACGGCAGTGGCGATCGCCTTTGGAGTATTTACCAGTTCTCTACTTGCCACCCTGCTAACCTTTGCCGTTTATTTAATGGGAAACTTCAGCCGAGATCTGGTCACCCTGGGTACCCTCAGTAAAAATCCAGCAGTCGAGAACCTGACCAAAAGTATTTACCTGGTTCTCCCCGATCTGGCACGCCTGGACCTGAAGAATCAAGCTGTTTATGGCGTCCTTCCTGGCACCGATATATTGCTGGCAAATGCGGGCTACTGGTTTCTCTACGTCGTTGTGCTGCTGGCGATCGCCACCTCAATCTTTGCTTTACGAGAGTTTTGA
- a CDS encoding DUF5357 family protein, translating into MNTPVEQFIGNILDLPLSEVGLLRVVFLPFVTVSLKHFQHSLTAQIIPGLGALQIPIWLIVLVPVGLLLFLATTSLLTLDIAKTILTTVKDTFEAVRKVLSPPKWDSWQTLIWISAFSWFVSMLPESLVIQSLIATFGWIFLIPGVHWFLHEEKLKAGSVEINVKKGLTVNKLFLGPWITGALVCIFLFGGLIDSPDSIGFLCWPPISALIAIAPKFVQASPDGPQYVFPKKADDRQEIVILMLSNLILSCWFQLYFSTQTWVQSYPSLLSGDLSKSTMLVKLNSRDKPSPRGVMLLEEAGEIVTTDLTGQSWSLIERWLLDLDQQMALIEKAVKEQVTPVEEDTLWALQGRTIPGTEYILQMYAIWGGPTVDGKGYYLTKACQITRGSGAPVTVNNSPSSLPTLPPPSPSTAAPPSPSTSPPTSSPTSSPTSSPTSSPTSSPTVGLARVECGVVQGPYSGKPDSSGTPTNPTNPSDPARSQENNGRNPGESGNDTSPEEGNREGDRSW; encoded by the coding sequence ATGAACACCCCTGTCGAACAATTTATTGGGAATATTTTAGACCTGCCCCTTTCAGAAGTGGGACTGCTTCGTGTCGTCTTTCTACCATTTGTAACCGTCAGCTTAAAGCATTTTCAGCATTCTTTAACGGCACAAATTATCCCTGGCTTGGGTGCTTTACAAATTCCAATCTGGTTGATTGTTCTGGTTCCCGTTGGGCTGCTGTTGTTTCTGGCAACCACATCCCTCCTGACTTTAGACATTGCCAAAACAATTCTTACAACCGTCAAAGACACCTTTGAAGCCGTCAGAAAAGTTCTGTCTCCTCCTAAGTGGGACTCCTGGCAAACACTAATTTGGATCAGTGCCTTTTCCTGGTTCGTTTCAATGTTGCCAGAAAGCCTTGTCATTCAAAGTCTGATTGCAACATTTGGTTGGATATTTCTGATTCCTGGGGTGCATTGGTTTCTCCATGAAGAAAAACTCAAAGCAGGCTCTGTTGAAATTAATGTCAAAAAGGGGCTTACGGTTAATAAGCTTTTCCTTGGTCCCTGGATTACAGGCGCACTGGTTTGCATCTTTTTGTTTGGTGGGTTAATCGACAGTCCTGATTCCATTGGCTTTCTATGTTGGCCTCCGATTTCTGCCCTGATTGCCATCGCTCCCAAATTCGTGCAGGCAAGCCCAGATGGACCTCAATATGTGTTTCCTAAAAAGGCGGACGATCGCCAGGAAATTGTCATTTTGATGTTAAGTAATTTAATTTTGAGCTGTTGGTTTCAGTTGTATTTTTCAACTCAAACCTGGGTTCAGAGTTACCCCAGTCTTTTATCCGGCGATTTAAGCAAAAGCACGATGCTGGTAAAACTGAATTCAAGGGACAAACCCTCCCCCCGTGGAGTCATGCTTTTAGAAGAAGCAGGGGAAATTGTTACCACTGATCTAACGGGGCAATCCTGGTCACTGATCGAACGATGGCTTCTGGATTTAGACCAACAAATGGCGTTGATTGAGAAAGCTGTAAAGGAGCAAGTTACACCCGTTGAAGAAGATACCCTTTGGGCTTTGCAAGGTCGGACCATTCCAGGAACCGAATATATCCTACAAATGTATGCCATTTGGGGCGGCCCAACCGTTGATGGAAAAGGCTACTACCTGACCAAAGCCTGTCAGATTACACGCGGTTCTGGAGCTCCAGTTACCGTCAATAATTCTCCGAGTTCCCTACCTACATTGCCGCCTCCTTCCCCATCAACTGCTGCACCCCCTTCCCCATCAACGTCTCCGCCCACCTCTTCGCCCACCTCTTCGCCCACCTCTTCGCCCACCTCTTCGCCCACCTCTTCGCCCACTGTCGGACTGGCAAGGGTCGAATGCGGGGTCGTTCAGGGTCCGTACTCCGGAAAGCCTGATTCTTCCGGCACCCCAACTAATCCAACTAATCCATCTGACCCGGCAAGAAGCCAGGAAAACAATGGCAGAAATCCCGGTGAGAGCGGCAACGATACAAGCCCAGAAGAAGGCAACCGGGAAGGGGACAGGAGCTGGTAA
- the fraC gene encoding filament integrity protein FraC: MAWDVLPLRAIVFQFLFLLLAIAIEGLIFHRILNLGHKISMQYAASVNLLSTFIGWVIFYSAQPYLPADTKLQLISYIFYERFLFNTVPVDFLTTLILTLVGVYVATSVLELWGLNRLEIFLGRVETPEVKEVEKPARFRGRQNQAIGPKVNSRFFAVFLGNACSFFLILLILMIRLFNQARYSTL, encoded by the coding sequence ATGGCGTGGGATGTGCTGCCACTGCGGGCGATCGTATTTCAGTTTTTGTTTTTGCTATTGGCGATCGCCATTGAAGGATTGATTTTTCATCGCATCCTGAACCTTGGGCACAAAATCAGCATGCAGTATGCAGCCAGTGTTAATTTGCTATCAACTTTTATTGGCTGGGTTATTTTCTACTCAGCCCAACCGTATTTGCCCGCAGATACAAAACTCCAACTGATTAGTTATATTTTCTATGAACGTTTCCTATTTAATACCGTACCAGTTGATTTTCTCACAACCTTGATTCTGACCCTGGTAGGGGTTTATGTTGCCACTTCGGTTCTGGAGTTGTGGGGACTCAATCGCCTGGAGATCTTTTTAGGAAGGGTTGAGACCCCGGAGGTAAAAGAAGTTGAGAAACCTGCCCGATTCAGGGGCAGACAAAATCAGGCGATCGGACCGAAAGTTAACAGTCGATTTTTTGCGGTTTTCCTGGGAAATGCCTGTAGTTTTTTTCTTATTTTGTTGATTCTAATGATTCGTTTATTTAATCAGGCACGCTATTCGACGCTATGA
- a CDS encoding HD family phosphohydrolase, which yields MADSLAFSQESIERAELIEQLLAIGTALSSTDDLGELLTLILSKSREITCSDAGSVYLIDRTDEVPVLWFKVAQNDSNPAASFQEFAMPLTYKSLAGYVALTGQSLNIPDAYDLPENLPYQLDRSFDRSISYRTRSVLVLPMQNQEQETIGVLQLINRKRRTDVTITAENALEVTQPYSDWEERVLRSLASQAAISIERNQLQESIENLFEGFVRASVQIIEARDPCTSGHSERVADLTVRLSQAASLVRIGPLHPIYFNERQIQEIRYAALLHDFGKVGVPEAILGKQKKLYPTQLEVVRNRFAVAQRTLEMECAQAKFRYLVEHPSHRPEHAAVDEACPHCQQFERLETDLEENIAQLSHYWKILLEANEPRILAEEPLEQLKELCYYTYRDIDGTDKPLITPEEMTQLIVHRGNLTQAERDAIQSHVIHTYEFLKRIPWTKQLKDVPTIAYGHHEKLDGTGYPLGLKQPDIPIQAQIMAIADIYDALTAGDRPYKKGLTVANALKILRQEAAQNKLNHHLVELFEQQQIFSVLGHCLQ from the coding sequence ATGGCTGATAGCCTGGCTTTTTCTCAGGAATCGATCGAACGTGCTGAGTTGATTGAGCAACTCCTGGCAATTGGGACTGCACTCTCCAGCACCGATGATCTGGGGGAATTGCTAACCTTGATTTTGTCAAAAAGTCGGGAAATTACGTGTAGCGACGCGGGGAGCGTGTATTTAATTGACCGCACCGATGAAGTTCCCGTGCTCTGGTTTAAGGTGGCTCAGAATGACTCTAACCCGGCAGCATCGTTCCAAGAATTTGCCATGCCCCTGACTTACAAAAGCCTGGCGGGTTATGTGGCGCTCACAGGGCAGAGTTTGAATATTCCAGATGCTTATGATTTGCCGGAGAACCTTCCATACCAGCTAGACCGCAGTTTTGATCGCTCAATTTCCTACCGGACTCGCTCTGTACTGGTCCTGCCGATGCAAAACCAGGAACAGGAAACGATCGGTGTCCTTCAGTTAATTAACCGCAAACGGCGAACAGATGTCACGATTACGGCTGAAAACGCCCTGGAAGTGACTCAGCCCTACTCGGATTGGGAGGAACGGGTGCTGCGATCGCTGGCAAGCCAGGCAGCGATCTCGATTGAACGAAACCAGTTGCAGGAAAGTATTGAAAATTTATTTGAAGGGTTTGTGAGAGCTTCAGTGCAGATCATTGAAGCCCGTGATCCTTGTACATCAGGGCATTCAGAGCGTGTTGCGGATTTAACGGTGCGCCTCAGCCAGGCAGCCAGTTTGGTGAGAATAGGACCGCTCCATCCTATTTATTTCAATGAACGGCAAATTCAAGAAATTCGGTATGCTGCGCTGTTACATGACTTTGGCAAGGTCGGTGTTCCAGAAGCCATTCTGGGAAAGCAGAAGAAACTTTACCCAACACAGCTTGAGGTCGTGCGGAATCGGTTTGCTGTAGCCCAACGAACCCTGGAAATGGAATGTGCCCAGGCAAAGTTCCGCTACCTGGTGGAACATCCCAGCCATCGTCCGGAGCATGCGGCAGTGGATGAAGCCTGTCCCCATTGCCAACAGTTTGAGCGGTTAGAAACGGATTTAGAAGAGAATATCGCTCAACTGAGTCACTACTGGAAAATTTTGCTGGAGGCAAACGAACCCCGGATTTTGGCTGAGGAACCGTTGGAGCAATTGAAGGAGCTCTGCTATTACACCTATCGGGATATTGATGGCACCGACAAACCTTTGATTACTCCCGAGGAAATGACCCAACTCATCGTCCATCGGGGAAATTTGACCCAGGCAGAACGGGATGCCATTCAGTCCCACGTTATCCACACCTACGAATTCCTGAAGCGAATTCCCTGGACTAAACAACTAAAGGACGTGCCAACGATTGCCTATGGGCACCATGAAAAGTTAGATGGTACGGGCTATCCCCTGGGTTTGAAGCAACCCGATATCCCGATTCAGGCACAAATTATGGCGATCGCAGACATTTATGATGCCCTTACGGCAGGCGATCGACCATACAAAAAAGGGCTAACGGTGGCAAATGCGCTCAAAATTTTGCGGCAGGAAGCGGCACAAAATAAACTCAACCACCATCTGGTTGAGCTGTTTGAGCAGCAGCAGATTTTTTCGGTACTGGGGCACTGCTTACAGTAA